One window of Manihot esculenta cultivar AM560-2 chromosome 17, M.esculenta_v8, whole genome shotgun sequence genomic DNA carries:
- the LOC110604691 gene encoding putative tyrosine-protein phosphatase auxilin isoform X2, with protein sequence MRMDESGRMRMGRPSLPRRRSMEDTSAAATRLSMEALDPDDFADVFGGPPRSVLSRKYSADFTRSSTSFYEDIFRPPEFVTSIEKKSGGGRSLPAFRIPAKGEGFYGDVFGWEEDRRSRDRSKPNSKAKSKSNSSSVLSSEELSPHRRPVTGDDVALSSFASKLRPINVPYRWTTTAMRPEEQARKVEMHSFSSNFPSDEYYMENEYNDSFRSSYITVSRQISSPETISLDPNSYPSIKVSVDDLELNSTSSPVSSLCQEQVASAGKQSNLMPEEEMEQEEDEVISSYVIEINSDHREVASEAISIDEAIAWAKEKFQAQSFDRQKKEDLSAEVEERPNSHEFISSQMDGHGSTQSPTMELELLDEDIQLWSAGKETNIRLLLSTLHHILWLNSGWPATPLTSLIESSHVKKAYQKARLCLHPDKLQQRGATLQQKYVAEKAFSILQDAWAAFISQDILFN encoded by the exons ATGCGTATGGACGAGTCCGGGCGAATGCGGATGGGAAGGCCCAGCTTACCACGGCGCCGTTCCATGGAAGACACGTCGGCTGCCGCCACAAGACTTTCCATGGAGGCCCTGGACCCTGACGACTTCGCTGACGTTTTCGGCGGCCCACCTCGCAGCGTTTTGTCCCGTAAATACTCAGCCGACTTCACTAGATCATCCACTTCTTTTTACGAGGACATTTTCCGTCCGCCGGAGTTTGTTACTTCCATCGAGAAGAAGAGTGGTGGAGGACGGAGCTTGCCGGCTTTCAGGATCCCTGCTAAGGGTGAGGGATTCTACGGTGATGTTTTTGGTTGGGAGGAGGATCGGAGGTCGAGGGACAGATCGAAGCCTAACTCTAAGGCTAAATCGAAGTCGAATTCCTCGTCGGTGCTGAGTTCAGAGGAGCTGAGCCCTCATCGGCGTCCAGTGACCGGCGATGATGTTGCATTGTCTTCTTTTGCTTCGAAGCTCAG GCCTATCAATGTGCCTTATAGATGGACCACCACTGCAATGAGACCTGAAGAACAAGCAAGGAAAGTAGAGATGCACTCTTTTTCAAGCAATTTTCCTTCTGACGAGTATTACATGGAAAATGAATACAATGACAGTTTCAGAAGCTCCTATATCACAGTTTCACGGCAGATCTCATCCCCAGAAACCATTAGTCTTGATCCCAATTCATATCCAAGCATCAAGGTATCTGTGGACGATTTAGAGCTTAACTCCACTTCCTCTCCTGTCTCTTCACTTTGTCAAGAACAGGTGGCAAGTGCTGGTAAGCAGTCTAATTTAATGCCAGAAGAAGAAATGGAACAGGAAGAAGATGAAGTTATTAGTTCTTATGTCATTGAGATCAATTCTGATCATAGAGAAGTAGCAAGTGAAGCAATTTCCATTGATGAAGCAATTGCGTGGGCTAAGGAGAAGTTTCAGGCACAAAGTTTTGACAGACAAAAAAAGGAAGATCTCTCAGCTGAGGTAGAAG AAAGGCCAAACTCGCATGAATTTATATCATCACAAATGGATGGACATGGAAGTACGCAATCTCCCACG ATGGAGCTGGAGCTACTGGATGAAGATATCCAGTTATGGTCAGCCGGCAAGGAGACCAACATACGTTTGCTGCTTTCAACACTACATCAT ATTCTCTGGCTCAACAGCGGGTGGCCTGCAACCCCTCTAACCAGCCTTATTGAAAGCTCACATGTAAAGAAGGCCTATCAGAAAGCAAGGTTGTGTCTCCACCCAGACAAATTGCAACAAAGAGGGGCTACACTACAACAAAAGTACGTTGCAGAAAAGGCCTTCTCCATCCTCCAG GACGCATGGGCTGCATTCATCTCCCAAGATATCTTGTTTAACTAG
- the LOC110604691 gene encoding putative tyrosine-protein phosphatase auxilin isoform X1 — translation MRMDESGRMRMGRPSLPRRRSMEDTSAAATRLSMEALDPDDFADVFGGPPRSVLSRKYSADFTRSSTSFYEDIFRPPEFVTSIEKKSGGGRSLPAFRIPAKGEGFYGDVFGWEEDRRSRDRSKPNSKAKSKSNSSSVLSSEELSPHRRPVTGDDVALSSFASKLRPINVPYRWTTTAMRPEEQARKVEMHSFSSNFPSDEYYMENEYNDSFRSSYITVSRQISSPETISLDPNSYPSIKVSVDDLELNSTSSPVSSLCQEQVASAGKQSNLMPEEEMEQEEDEVISSYVIEINSDHREVASEAISIDEAIAWAKEKFQAQSFDRQKKEDLSAEVEERPNSHEFISSQMDGHGSTQSPTEEELKKWRSEEEIEQSEKDMELELLDEDIQLWSAGKETNIRLLLSTLHHILWLNSGWPATPLTSLIESSHVKKAYQKARLCLHPDKLQQRGATLQQKYVAEKAFSILQDAWAAFISQDILFN, via the exons ATGCGTATGGACGAGTCCGGGCGAATGCGGATGGGAAGGCCCAGCTTACCACGGCGCCGTTCCATGGAAGACACGTCGGCTGCCGCCACAAGACTTTCCATGGAGGCCCTGGACCCTGACGACTTCGCTGACGTTTTCGGCGGCCCACCTCGCAGCGTTTTGTCCCGTAAATACTCAGCCGACTTCACTAGATCATCCACTTCTTTTTACGAGGACATTTTCCGTCCGCCGGAGTTTGTTACTTCCATCGAGAAGAAGAGTGGTGGAGGACGGAGCTTGCCGGCTTTCAGGATCCCTGCTAAGGGTGAGGGATTCTACGGTGATGTTTTTGGTTGGGAGGAGGATCGGAGGTCGAGGGACAGATCGAAGCCTAACTCTAAGGCTAAATCGAAGTCGAATTCCTCGTCGGTGCTGAGTTCAGAGGAGCTGAGCCCTCATCGGCGTCCAGTGACCGGCGATGATGTTGCATTGTCTTCTTTTGCTTCGAAGCTCAG GCCTATCAATGTGCCTTATAGATGGACCACCACTGCAATGAGACCTGAAGAACAAGCAAGGAAAGTAGAGATGCACTCTTTTTCAAGCAATTTTCCTTCTGACGAGTATTACATGGAAAATGAATACAATGACAGTTTCAGAAGCTCCTATATCACAGTTTCACGGCAGATCTCATCCCCAGAAACCATTAGTCTTGATCCCAATTCATATCCAAGCATCAAGGTATCTGTGGACGATTTAGAGCTTAACTCCACTTCCTCTCCTGTCTCTTCACTTTGTCAAGAACAGGTGGCAAGTGCTGGTAAGCAGTCTAATTTAATGCCAGAAGAAGAAATGGAACAGGAAGAAGATGAAGTTATTAGTTCTTATGTCATTGAGATCAATTCTGATCATAGAGAAGTAGCAAGTGAAGCAATTTCCATTGATGAAGCAATTGCGTGGGCTAAGGAGAAGTTTCAGGCACAAAGTTTTGACAGACAAAAAAAGGAAGATCTCTCAGCTGAGGTAGAAG AAAGGCCAAACTCGCATGAATTTATATCATCACAAATGGATGGACATGGAAGTACGCAATCTCCCACG GAAGAAGAGTTAAAGAAATGGAGAAGTGAAGAAGAAATAGAACAATCAGAAAAAGAT ATGGAGCTGGAGCTACTGGATGAAGATATCCAGTTATGGTCAGCCGGCAAGGAGACCAACATACGTTTGCTGCTTTCAACACTACATCAT ATTCTCTGGCTCAACAGCGGGTGGCCTGCAACCCCTCTAACCAGCCTTATTGAAAGCTCACATGTAAAGAAGGCCTATCAGAAAGCAAGGTTGTGTCTCCACCCAGACAAATTGCAACAAAGAGGGGCTACACTACAACAAAAGTACGTTGCAGAAAAGGCCTTCTCCATCCTCCAG GACGCATGGGCTGCATTCATCTCCCAAGATATCTTGTTTAACTAG
- the LOC110604502 gene encoding putative hydrolase C777.06c, with product MESQILYQNGISPISSSVANGDNGARSALIFLGTGCSSAVPNAMCLIQPPDPPCHVCSQALSVPPEKNPNYRCNTSLLIDYCQSDEKHSYILIDVGKTFREQVLRWFTFHKIPRVDSIILTHEHADAVLGLDDIRAVQPFSPTNDIDPTPIYLSQYAMNSIAVKFPYLMKKKLREGQEVRRVAQLDWKIIEEDCQRPFVTSGIQFVPLPVMHGEDYISLGFLFGEKSRVAYISDVSRFPESTEYLISKAGAGQLDLLILDTLYKNGSHNTHFCFPQTLEAVKRLCPKQALLIGMTHEFDHYADNDFLMEWSKREGIPVQLAHDGMRVPIEL from the exons ATGGAGTCTCAAATCCTTTACCAGAATGGCATCTCTCCGATTTCATCCTCGGTTGCTAATGGTGATAATGGTGCTAGATCGGCTCTTATCTTTCTCGGCACTGGCTGCTCCAGCGCTGTCCCCAACGCAATGTGCCTCATCCAGCCTCCAGATCCGCCTTGCCATGTTTGCTCCCAGGCACTCTCCGTCCCACCGGAGAAAAACCCTAATTACAG gtGCAACACATCTCTGCTTATAGATTATTGCCAGAGCGATGAGAAACATAGCTATATATTGATTGATGTTGGGAAGACGTTCAGGGAGCAAGTACTTAGGTGGTTTACTTTCCACAAGATTCCTCGAGTGGATTCC ATCATTTTGACTCATGAACATGCTGATGCAGTTCTTGGTCTTGATGATATACGTGCTGTGCAACCTTTTAGTCCTACAAATGATATTGATCCAACCCCCATTTACCTAAGTCAGTATGCTATGAATAG CATTGCAGTGAAATTCCCTTACCTGATGAAGAAAAAATTAAGGGAAGGTCAAGAAGTAAGACGAGTAGCACAGCTTGATTGGAAAATCATTGAGGAGGACTGTCAACGACCATTTGTTACATCAGGCATACAATTTGTGCCTTTACCA GTGATGCATGGAGAAGACTATATTTCTTTGGGTTTTCTCTTTGGAGAAAAAAGTAGAGTCGCCTATATATCTGATGTTTCACGCTTCCCTGAAAGTACAGAGTATT TGATTTCAAAAGCTGGGGCTGGACAGTTGGATCTCCTCATCTTGGACACTTTATACAAG AATGGCTCGCACAACACTCACTTCTGCTTTCCCCAG ACCCTTGAAGCTGTGAAGAGACTATGTCCAAAGCAAGCTCTTTTAATTGGAATGACTCATGAGTTTGATCATTATGCGGACAATGATTTCCTAATGGAATGGTCTAAAAG GGAAGGTATACCAGTGCAGCTTgcacatgatggcatgagagtTCCTATAGAATTGTGA
- the LOC110604589 gene encoding uncharacterized protein LOC110604589 isoform X1, producing the protein MCLLQRTALNKGREREREREEDVCLWFPLLLLLHSRDPNSLERDSMEYERIDKVQSGIISPSKLRMKLMGPHHNRKKDGSNSNSSRTSPSRLDDAEFVNNSLLASNDEEAFCAAPSLEVAFVTAPGDPAVDLSQVDQPSCQPKETLLKENGNVGRVKMQQFSKGESGNSTAVHPMRSFEDDNLDYDSNASSSSFEFHKERSVLNQFTRSLSRPMPSKWNDAEKWIMNKQNLQPNSKKNALHSQANRMLGTKTVRVAPESTNHDLKLVDTKRIDFCQPAPQMAFEKFSFIPPGTPSVSGQVYGGNSLIDQCTQSEDLQEVEQREIYDTKSLAEGTTVLPIIRSVCMRDMGTEMTPVTSQEPSRTATPVGAITPLRSPTSSIPSTPWREAPALTTMEHGTDDDTQHTSGKSRKELNEQEMKLRTRREIVALGVQLGKISIAAWASNHEKNTSEVETTDVEELERIEFEKRAAAWEEAEKSKHTARYKREEIKIQAWESQQKAKLEAEMRKIETQVEKMRAEAQAKMVKKISMARQRSEEKRAAAEARRNRDAEKAAAQAEYIRRTGRMPSSHYMCCGWLS; encoded by the exons ATGTGTCTGCTACAAAGAACAGCTCTAAACAaaggcagagagagagagagagagagagaggaagacGTCTGCTTGTGGTTTCCTCTACTTCTGCTTCTTCACTCTAGAGACCCAAACAGTTTAGAGAGAGATTCAATGGAGTACGAGAGGATAGACAAAGTGCAG AGTGGTATAATATCTCCAAGTAAGCTGAGGATGAAGTTAATGGGACCTCACCATAAtagaaagaaagatggatcaaACAGTAATTCTTCAAGAACATCTCCTTCAAGGCTCGACGATGCCGAATTTGTCAATAATAGCTTATTAGCCTCCAATGACGAGGAAG CATTTTGTGCAGCTCCCAGCTTAGAAGTTGCATTTGTGACTGCACCAGGTGACCCAGCGGTTGACCTCAGCCAAGTTGATCAGCCATCTTGCCAGCCAAAGGAGACATTGCTGAAGGAAAATGGCAATGTGGGTCGTGTTAAAATGCAGCAATTTTCAAAGGGTGAAAGTGGAAATTCGACTGCTGTTCACCCAATGAGATCATTTGAAGATGACAATCTTGATTATGATAGCAATGCTAGTTCATCTAGTTTTGAGTTCCATAAAGAAAGATCAGTACTTAATCAATTTACAAGATCACTTTCAAGGCCTATGCCATCTAAGTGGAATGATGCAGAAAAATGGATAATGAATAAACAAAATCTGCAGCCTAATTCAAAGAAAAATGCTTTACACAGCCAAGCTAATCGAATGCTTGGCACAAAGACAGTGAGAGTTGCTCCAGAATCAACAAATCATGATCTTAAGCTAGTGGATACTAAACGAATAGATTTCTGTCAGCCTGCTCCACAAATGGCATTTGAGAAGTTCTCTTTTATTCCTCCTGGAACTCCTTCAGTTTCTGGTCAAGTATATGGGGGAAATTCGCTAATCGATCAGTGTACTCAGAGCGAGGACTTGCAGGAAGTGGAGCAAAGAGAAATATATGATACAAAAAGTTTAGCAGAAGGCACAACAG TTCTTCCTATTATAAGATCAGTCTGCATGAGAGACATGGGAACAGAGATGACTCCTGTTACAAGTCAAGAGCCTTCAAGGACTGCTACACCTGTGGGGGCAATAACTCCTCTTCGCAGCCCGACTTCTTCAATCCCATCGACTCCGTGGAGAGAGGCACCAGCACTAACAACTATGGAACATGGCACTGATGATGATACACAACACACTTCTGGAAAAAGCAGAAAAGAGTTAAACGAGCAAGAAATGAAACTAAGGACAAGAAGGGAGATTGTGGCGCTTGGTGTGCAGCTAGGCAAGATAAGTATTGCTGCCTGGGCAAGTAATCATGAGAAGAATACATCTGAAGTTGAGACTACTGACGTTGAGGAGCTTGAGAGGATTGAATTTGAAAAACGTGCAGCTGCATGGGAAGAAGCTGAAAAATCTAAACACACAGCAAG ATATAAGCGTgaagaaataaaaattcaagCATGGGAAAGTCAGCAGAAAGCAAAACTAGAAGCAGAGATGCGGAAAATAGAG ACCCAAGTTGAAAAAATGCGTGCTGAAGCTCAAGCGAAGATGGTAAAGAAGATCTCGATGGCAAGGCAAAGGTCAGAAGAAAAACGAGCTGCAGCAGAAGCCAGGAGAAATAGAGATGCAGAAAAAGCTGCAGCTCAAGCAGAGTATATACGTCGAACAGGAAGAATGCCATCATCCCATTACATGTGCTGTGGTTGGTTGTCATAA
- the LOC110604589 gene encoding uncharacterized protein LOC110604589 isoform X2: MCLLQRTALNKGREREREREEDVCLWFPLLLLLHSRDPNSLERDSMEYERIDKVQSGIISPSKLRMKLMGPHHNRKKDGSNSNSSRTSPSRLDDAEFVNNSLLASNDEEGDPAVDLSQVDQPSCQPKETLLKENGNVGRVKMQQFSKGESGNSTAVHPMRSFEDDNLDYDSNASSSSFEFHKERSVLNQFTRSLSRPMPSKWNDAEKWIMNKQNLQPNSKKNALHSQANRMLGTKTVRVAPESTNHDLKLVDTKRIDFCQPAPQMAFEKFSFIPPGTPSVSGQVYGGNSLIDQCTQSEDLQEVEQREIYDTKSLAEGTTVLPIIRSVCMRDMGTEMTPVTSQEPSRTATPVGAITPLRSPTSSIPSTPWREAPALTTMEHGTDDDTQHTSGKSRKELNEQEMKLRTRREIVALGVQLGKISIAAWASNHEKNTSEVETTDVEELERIEFEKRAAAWEEAEKSKHTARYKREEIKIQAWESQQKAKLEAEMRKIETQVEKMRAEAQAKMVKKISMARQRSEEKRAAAEARRNRDAEKAAAQAEYIRRTGRMPSSHYMCCGWLS, translated from the exons ATGTGTCTGCTACAAAGAACAGCTCTAAACAaaggcagagagagagagagagagagagaggaagacGTCTGCTTGTGGTTTCCTCTACTTCTGCTTCTTCACTCTAGAGACCCAAACAGTTTAGAGAGAGATTCAATGGAGTACGAGAGGATAGACAAAGTGCAG AGTGGTATAATATCTCCAAGTAAGCTGAGGATGAAGTTAATGGGACCTCACCATAAtagaaagaaagatggatcaaACAGTAATTCTTCAAGAACATCTCCTTCAAGGCTCGACGATGCCGAATTTGTCAATAATAGCTTATTAGCCTCCAATGACGAGGAAG GTGACCCAGCGGTTGACCTCAGCCAAGTTGATCAGCCATCTTGCCAGCCAAAGGAGACATTGCTGAAGGAAAATGGCAATGTGGGTCGTGTTAAAATGCAGCAATTTTCAAAGGGTGAAAGTGGAAATTCGACTGCTGTTCACCCAATGAGATCATTTGAAGATGACAATCTTGATTATGATAGCAATGCTAGTTCATCTAGTTTTGAGTTCCATAAAGAAAGATCAGTACTTAATCAATTTACAAGATCACTTTCAAGGCCTATGCCATCTAAGTGGAATGATGCAGAAAAATGGATAATGAATAAACAAAATCTGCAGCCTAATTCAAAGAAAAATGCTTTACACAGCCAAGCTAATCGAATGCTTGGCACAAAGACAGTGAGAGTTGCTCCAGAATCAACAAATCATGATCTTAAGCTAGTGGATACTAAACGAATAGATTTCTGTCAGCCTGCTCCACAAATGGCATTTGAGAAGTTCTCTTTTATTCCTCCTGGAACTCCTTCAGTTTCTGGTCAAGTATATGGGGGAAATTCGCTAATCGATCAGTGTACTCAGAGCGAGGACTTGCAGGAAGTGGAGCAAAGAGAAATATATGATACAAAAAGTTTAGCAGAAGGCACAACAG TTCTTCCTATTATAAGATCAGTCTGCATGAGAGACATGGGAACAGAGATGACTCCTGTTACAAGTCAAGAGCCTTCAAGGACTGCTACACCTGTGGGGGCAATAACTCCTCTTCGCAGCCCGACTTCTTCAATCCCATCGACTCCGTGGAGAGAGGCACCAGCACTAACAACTATGGAACATGGCACTGATGATGATACACAACACACTTCTGGAAAAAGCAGAAAAGAGTTAAACGAGCAAGAAATGAAACTAAGGACAAGAAGGGAGATTGTGGCGCTTGGTGTGCAGCTAGGCAAGATAAGTATTGCTGCCTGGGCAAGTAATCATGAGAAGAATACATCTGAAGTTGAGACTACTGACGTTGAGGAGCTTGAGAGGATTGAATTTGAAAAACGTGCAGCTGCATGGGAAGAAGCTGAAAAATCTAAACACACAGCAAG ATATAAGCGTgaagaaataaaaattcaagCATGGGAAAGTCAGCAGAAAGCAAAACTAGAAGCAGAGATGCGGAAAATAGAG ACCCAAGTTGAAAAAATGCGTGCTGAAGCTCAAGCGAAGATGGTAAAGAAGATCTCGATGGCAAGGCAAAGGTCAGAAGAAAAACGAGCTGCAGCAGAAGCCAGGAGAAATAGAGATGCAGAAAAAGCTGCAGCTCAAGCAGAGTATATACGTCGAACAGGAAGAATGCCATCATCCCATTACATGTGCTGTGGTTGGTTGTCATAA
- the LOC110604375 gene encoding auxin response factor 6 → MRLSSVGFNPQTQEGEKRVLNSELWHACAGPLVSLPAVGSRVVYFPQGHSEQVAVSTNKEVDAHIPNYPSLPPQLICQLHNVTMHADVETDEVYAQMTLQPLSPQEQKDAYLPAELGAPSKQPTNYFCKTLTASDTSTHGGFSVPRRAAEKVFPPLDFSQQPPAQELIARDLHDNEWKFRHIFRGQPKRHLLTTGWSVFVSAKRLVAGDSVLFIWNEKNQLLLGIRRTNRPQTVMPSSVLSSDSMHLGLLAAAAHAAATNSRFTIFYNPRASPSEFVIPLAKYFKAVYHTRVSVGMRFRMLFETEESSVRRYMGTITGISDLDPVRWPNSHWRSVKVGWDESTAGERQPRVSLWEIEPLTTFPMYPSPFPLRLKRPWPPGLPSFHGIKDDDFGMNSPLMWLRGDGDRGIQSMSFQGLGVTPWMQPRVDASMLGLQTDMYQAMAAAALQEMRAIDPSKSSTTSLLQFQQHPNLPSRTAALMQPQMLQQPQSQQAFLQGVQENQHQPRTQVQTQSHLVQQQLHSQHSLNGPQQQPQQQQQHPLSQQQLVEHQQIPNVVSAMSQFASASQSQSPPLPAISSLCQQQSFSDSNGNPVTSSVVSPMHSLIGSFSQDESTHLINLPRTSALITSSAWPSKRAAVEPLISSGAPQCVLSQVEQLGGPQTNISQSSVSLPPFPGRECSIDQEGGTDPQSHLLFGFNIEPSSLQLQSGMSSLRGVGSDCDSTTIPFSSSNYMSTTGTDFSLNPAMTPSSCIDESGFLQSPENVGQVNPPTRTFVKVYKSGSFGRSLDITKFSSYNELRSELARMFGLEGQLEDPLRSGWQLVFVDRENDVLLLGDDPWPEFVNSVWCIKILSPQEVQQMGKRGLELLNSVPIQRLSNGSCDDYASRQDSRNLSTGITSVGSLDY, encoded by the exons ATGAGGTTATCTTCAGTTGGTTTTAATCCACAGACCCAGGAAG GGGAGAAACGGGTTTTGAATTCTGAACTTTGGCACGCATGTGCGGGTCCTCTGGTTTCTCTGCCTGCTGTTGGAAGTCGTGTTGTTTATTTCCCGCAGGGCCACAGTGAGCAG GTTGCTGTGTCAACCAACAAAGAAGTGGATGCCCATATCCCTAACTACCCAAGCTTACCTCCGCAACTTATATGTCAGCTTCACAATGTGACCATGCAT GCAGATGTTGAGACAGATGAAGTGTATGCACAGATGACCTTGCAGCCTCTGAGTCCT CAAGAGCAGAAGGATGCCTACCTTCCAGCGGAATTGGGCGCCCCCAGCAAACAGCCGAcaaattatttttgtaaaacTTTGACAGCTAGTGACACAAGTACGCATGGAGGATTCTCTGTCCCTCGCCGGGCTGCTGAAAAAGTGTTTCCTCCACTG GACTTTTCACAGCAACCCCCAGCTCAAGAGTTGATTGCCAGGGATCTACATGATAATGAATGGAAATTCAGGCATATCTTTCGAG GCCAGCCCAAAAGACATTTACTTACAACTGGTTGGAGTGTGTTTGTAAGCGCTAAAAGACTTGTGGCTGGGGATTCAGTCCTTTTTATCTG GAATGAAAAGAATCAATTGTTGCTTGGTATCCGACGTACTAATCGTCCTCAAACTGTGATGCCTTCATCAGTCTTATCAAGTGACAGCATGCACTTAGGGCTTCTTGCTGCTGCGGCTCATGCAGCTGCAACAAACAGCCGTTTCACTATATTCTACAACCCAAG GGCTAGCCCATCAGAGTTTGTCATACCATTGGCCAAGTACTTTAAAGCAGTCTATCATACCCGGGTTTCTGTTGGTATGCGCTTTAGGATGCTATTTGAAACAGAAGAATCAAGTGTCCGTCG TTACATGGGTACAATAACTGGCATAAGTGACTTGGATCCTGTAAGGTGGCCTAATTCACATTGGCGCTCAGTCAAG GTTGGCTGGGATGAGTCCACAGCTGGAGAGAGGCAACCAAGAGTTTCTCTATGGGAAATTGAACCATTAACAACATTCCCAATGTATCCATCTCCATTCCCTTTAAGGCTTAAGCGCCCTTGGccacctggactgccctcattCCATG GAATCAAGGATGACGATTTTGGAATGAATTCTCCCCTTATGTGGCTGCGAGGAGATGGAGATCGCGGGATTCAATCTATGAGCTTTCAGGGACTAGGAGTAACACCATGGATGCAGCCAAGGGTCGATGCTTCTATGCTTGGTTTGCAAACTGACATGTACCAAGCTATGGCTGCTGCTGCCCTCCAGGAGATGAGGGCTATTGATCCTTCCAAATCATCAACTACATCCCTTTTGCAATTCCAGCAACATCCTAACCTCCCCAGCAGGACTGCTGCATTGATGCAGCCCCAGATGTTGCAGCAGCCTCAATCTCAACAGGCCTTTCTTCAAGGTGTTCAAGAAAATCAACATCAGCCTCGGACTCAGGTCCAAACACAGTCACACCTAGTTCAGCAACAGTTGCATTCTCAGCACTCACTAAATGGTCCACAGCAACAGCCGCAGCAGCAACAACAGCATCCTCTGTCACAACAGCAACTCGTTGAGCATCAGCAGATTCCAAATGTCGTCTCTGCAATGTCTCAATTTGCTTCAGCCTCTCAATCCCAGTCACCACCATTGCCCGCCATCTCTTCTCTGTGCCAGCAGCAGAGTTTCTCCGATTCAAATGGGAACCCTGTGACAAGCTCTGTTGTTTCTCCTATGCATAGTCTCATTGGTTCATTTTCCCAGGATGAATCAACTCATTTGATCAACCTGCCTAGAACAAGTGCCTTGATAACTTCTTCTGCCTGGCCATCTAAGCGAGCTGCAGTTGAACCTCTTATTTCTTCAGGAGCTCCACAATGCGTTCTGTCCCAAGTGGAACAGTTGGGGGGCCCTCAGACAAACATATCTCAGAGTTCTGTTTCATTACCTCCCTTCCCTGGTAGAGAGTGTTCAATAGACCAAGAAGGTGGCACTGATCCACAAAGCCATCTTCTATTTGGTTTTAATATAGAGCCTTCATCTCTTCAATTGCAGAGTGGAATGTCCAGTCTTAGGGGAGTTGGCAGTGATTGTGATTCCACAACTATTCCATTCTCTTCTTCAAATTACATGAGTACTACAGGCACTGATTTTTCGCTTAACCCAGCAATGACACCGTCGAGTTGCATTGATGAATCAGGTTTCCTGCAGTCCCCAGAGAATGTGGGCCAAGTAAACCCACCAACTAGAACCTTTGTTAAG GTTTACAAGTCGGGGTCCTTCGGTAGGTCGCTGGACATTACCAAATTCAGCAGTTACAATGAGTTACGGAGTGAACTGGCTCGTATGTTTGGCCTTGAAGGCCAGCTGGAGGACCCTTTGAGATCAGGCTGGCAGCTTGTATTTGTTGACCGGGAGAATGATGTTCTCCTCCTCGGTGATGACCCCTGGCC GGAATTTGTAAACAGCGTGTGGTGCATCAAAATACTCTCACCACAAGAAGTGCAGCAAATGGGCAAACGTGGTCTAGAGCTTCTGAATTCAGTCCCAATTCAGAGGCTTTCTAATGGCAGTTGTGATGATTATGCAAGCCGGCAGGACTCAAGAAATTTGAGCACCGGTATAACTTCTGTGGGGTCTTTGGACTACTGA